In Brassica rapa cultivar Chiifu-401-42 chromosome A06, CAAS_Brap_v3.01, whole genome shotgun sequence, a single window of DNA contains:
- the LOC103873555 gene encoding uncharacterized protein LOC103873555, translating into MSSRWLRPEVYPLFAATGAAVGICAFSLIRNITGNPEVRCTKENRAAGILDNHAEGEKYKENFLRKYVRDKRPEIMPGLNKFFTDPTY; encoded by the exons ATGTCGAGCCGTTGGTTGAGACCTGAG GTGTATCCCTTGTTCGCCGCTACAGGAGCTGCGGTTGGGATCTGTGCGTTCTCGTTGATTAGGAACATCACCGGAAACCCTGAAGTCAG ATGTACCAAGGAGAACAGGGCTGCTGGAATATTGGATAACCATGCAGAGGGAGAGAAGTACAAGGAGAATTTCTTGAGGAAGTACGTTCGTGACAAACGTCCAGAAATTATGCCTGGACTCAACAAGTTCTTCACTGATCCTACTTACTGA